The following are encoded in a window of Catenulispora sp. EB89 genomic DNA:
- a CDS encoding sulfite oxidase-like oxidoreductase, with translation MGQPGSGVDTEGETVQSDDRLPPGQRMQRGEWPVLHYGPVPRFKPATWDFRVTGATADGAQAIWFHEEFGALPSVEVTADFHCVTKFTMLDAPWRGVSGRTVLELAPPAPDATHVTVWAEYGYSSNLRIEDLLRENVLFATHYAGVPLTPEHGFPLRLIVPHLYAWKGPKWVRGIEYLTTDRRGFWEERGYHNIGDPWKEQRYSYQEDPGDGPPL, from the coding sequence ATGGGGCAGCCGGGATCAGGGGTGGACACAGAAGGCGAGACGGTGCAGTCCGACGATCGGCTCCCGCCCGGCCAGCGCATGCAGCGCGGGGAGTGGCCGGTGCTGCACTACGGCCCGGTGCCCCGCTTCAAGCCCGCGACCTGGGACTTCCGCGTGACGGGCGCCACCGCCGACGGCGCGCAGGCGATCTGGTTCCACGAGGAGTTCGGGGCGCTGCCGTCCGTCGAGGTGACCGCCGACTTCCACTGCGTCACCAAGTTCACGATGCTGGACGCCCCCTGGCGCGGCGTCAGCGGCCGCACCGTCCTCGAGCTCGCGCCGCCGGCCCCGGACGCGACGCACGTCACGGTCTGGGCGGAGTACGGCTACAGCTCGAACCTGCGCATCGAGGATCTGCTGCGCGAGAACGTCCTGTTCGCGACGCACTACGCCGGCGTCCCGCTCACCCCCGAGCACGGCTTCCCGCTGCGGCTGATCGTGCCGCACCTGTACGCGTGGAAGGGCCCCAAGTGGGTTCGCGGGATCGAGTACCTCACGACGGACCGGCGCGGGTTCTGGGAGGAGCGCGGGTACCACAACATCGGGGACCCGTGGAAGGAACAGCGGTACTCCTACCAGGAGGACCCGGGGGACGGGCCTCCGCTGTAG
- a CDS encoding bacterioferritin-associated ferredoxin, whose translation MYACICHAVTTAEVDAVVALGAKSVKQVRKATGAGSACGTCVKRLSCLLAAARVADSAPVDSMPEAERLPVPAPTRPARPALPALPVFEHAPDCPAALPALG comes from the coding sequence TTGTACGCCTGCATATGCCACGCAGTGACCACCGCCGAGGTGGACGCCGTCGTCGCGCTAGGTGCCAAGTCGGTCAAGCAGGTGCGCAAGGCGACCGGCGCGGGCTCCGCGTGCGGGACCTGCGTGAAGCGGCTGAGCTGCCTGCTCGCCGCGGCCCGGGTCGCCGACTCGGCGCCGGTGGACTCGATGCCCGAGGCCGAGCGGCTGCCGGTGCCCGCGCCGACGCGCCCGGCACGCCCCGCGCTCCCGGCCCTCCCGGTGTTCGAGCACGCGCCGGACTGCCCGGCCGCGCTGCCGGCCCTGGGCTGA